The Doryrhamphus excisus isolate RoL2022-K1 chromosome 1, RoL_Dexc_1.0, whole genome shotgun sequence genome includes a window with the following:
- the tyrp1b gene encoding tyrosinase-related protein 1b, with product MHTNSLWRAGLLVATLCVTLTLAQFPRECVTPEGLRSGQCCPSLSGQAGDECGSSTGRGQCVSIAADNRRHGPQYPYAGRDDRERWPLRFFNRTCQCNGNFSGYNCGRCRHGLTGPNCDQRISVVRRNLMQMSTADKQAFISALDQAKRTIHPDLVICTRRYQEILGPDGNTPQFENITIYNYFVWSHYYSVSKTFLGPGQASFGGVDFSHEGPGFVTWHRFHLLQLERDMQDMLGDASFALPYWNFAIGGSECDICTDDLLGARSSFDLNSISANSVFSQWRVVCESVEDYDTLGTVCNNTETSPIRRNPAGNVARPMVQRLPEPQDVLDCLQLNTFDTPPYYSTSSESFRNSIEGYSAPQGMYDPVIRSLHNLAHLFLNGTGGQTHLSPNDPIFVLLHTFTDAIFDEWLSRHQPGEIVYPEENAPIGHNRLFNMVPFWPPVTNAEMFVPAPQNLGYSYEVQWPVRAYTVSEIITIAVVAAVLVVAMVGGVIACAVRARSYRSAEALEPLLGETFRRYSEDDRRLDKSQSVV from the exons ATGCACACTAACAG CCTTTGGAGAGCGGGTCTCCTGGTGGCGACGCTTTGTGTCACCCTAACACTGGCCCAGTTCCCTCGGGAGTGCGTCACCCCTGAGGGCCTGCGTAGTGGCCAGTGCTGCCCCTCTCTGTCAGGCCAAGCTGGGGATGAATGCGGCTCCAGCACGGGACGGGGGCAGTGTGTGTCCATTGCTGCAGATAATCGGCGCCATGGACCCCAGTACCCATACGCTGGGAGGGATGACCGGGAGAGGTGGCCCTTGCGATTCTTCAACCGTACTTGTCAGTGTAACGGGAACTTCAGTGGCTACAATTGTGGGCGGTGTAGACATGGGCTGACTGGGCCCAACTGTGACCAGAGGATATCTGTTG TGAGGAGGAATTTAATGCAAATGAGTACAGCTGACAAGCAAGCGTTCATCAGTGCTTTGGACCAAGCAAAAAGGACAATCCACCCCGACCTTGTCATCTGTACACGAAG GTACCAGGAGATATTGGGACCAGATGGCAACACACCTCAATTTGAGAACATTACCATTTACAACTACTTTGTTTGGAGCCATTACTACTCTGTCAGTAAGACCTTCCTGGGGCCCGGCCAGGCCAGCTTTGGAGGAGTTGACTTTTCCCACGAGGGCCCCGGTTTTGTTACCTGGCACCGCTTTCACCTGCTGCAACTGGAAAGAGACATGCAA GACATGCTGGGCGACGCCTCCTTTGCACTGCCCTATTGGAACTTTGCCATCGGAGGCAGCGAATGCGACATTTGCACAGACGACCTCTTGGGAGCCAGGAGCTCTTTCGACCTGAATTCCATCAGTGCCAACTCGGTGTTCTCCCAGTGGAGAGTGGTCTGTGAGAGTGTGGAAGACTACGACACTCTGGGCACCGTCTGCAACA ACACAGAGACCAGTCCCATCAGGAGGAACCCGGCGGGCAATGTGGCACGGCCCATGGTGCAGAGGCTGCCCGAGCCGCAAGACGTGTTGGATTGTCTGCAACTCAATACCTTTGACACGCCCCCTTACTACTCCACCTCCTCGGAGAGCTTCAGAAACTCCATTGAAG GTTACAGTGCTCCTCAGGGGATGTACGATCCAGTCATCCGCAGCCTCCACAACCTAGCCCACCTCTTCCTAAACGGCACAGGCGGACAGACTCACCTCTCTCCGAATGATCCCATTTTCGTCCTGCTGCACACCTTCACTGACGCCATTTTCGACGAATGGCTGAGCAGACACCAGCCGG GGGAGATAGTCTACCCTGAGGAGAACGCTCCTATTGGACACAACCGCCTGTTCAACATGGTTCCTTTTTGGCCTCCTGTCACTAATGCAGAGATGTTTGTCCCTGCTCCTCAAAACTTGGGCTACTCCTATGAGGTCCAATGGCCAG TTCGTGCCTACACCGTATCTGAGATCATCACTATCGCCGTCGTAGCGGCTGTCCTGGTCGTGGCTATGGTGGGTGGAGTCATCGCCTGTGCCGTACGCGCCCGGTCATACCGCTCCGCTGAGGCCTTGGAGCCTCTGTTGGGGGAAACCTTCCGGCGATACTCAGAGGATGACCGGAGGTTGGATAAATCACAGTCTGTTGTTTAA